One stretch of Lacimicrobium alkaliphilum DNA includes these proteins:
- a CDS encoding GNAT family N-acetyltransferase codes for MSLTTKNVDWMSARKELTKLREKVFVCEWRIPKDVEFDQQDHNACHVLICDEQGEEIATGRITPAGEIGRIAVINGCRKPEVYQQLFSALLSIARAQGLESVSIQCELEGVNDYQKRGFHPVGAVYMDAGIPRQRMVCNIEAFSLPKVELTH; via the coding sequence ATGTCTTTAACTACCAAAAATGTCGACTGGATGAGTGCCAGAAAAGAGCTCACTAAACTCAGAGAAAAAGTGTTTGTCTGTGAATGGCGTATCCCCAAGGACGTGGAGTTTGACCAGCAGGATCACAACGCCTGCCACGTATTGATCTGCGATGAGCAGGGGGAAGAAATCGCCACAGGGCGCATCACTCCTGCCGGAGAGATTGGTCGGATAGCCGTTATCAATGGTTGTCGCAAGCCGGAAGTGTATCAGCAGTTATTTTCTGCATTGCTGTCGATAGCCAGAGCGCAGGGACTAGAAAGTGTCAGCATACAGTGTGAGCTGGAAGGCGTGAATGATTATCAAAAAAGAGGATTTCATCCGGTCGGTGCCGTTTATATGGATGCGGGGATTCCCCGCCAGAGAATGGTTTGCAATATCGAAGCATTCAGTTTGCCGAAGGTGGAATTAACCCACTGA
- a CDS encoding adenylate/guanylate cyclase domain-containing protein, protein MTIHLIRAWIWAGIDKNWRQDVSPARLTNLLALLVLIVLLMHLPLHLMYWSQGGDLQAILLLIHCLICPLVPLASHLGNPALARRILILCFTSFITLSSLYLGHYSATHLFLIQGCVISPFLYKADENRLIWLSVSIFVLLFVVLAYQEINHLGITYQGEYQQAVRQVTHISFALASLLCAYFIRRDHISSWSKLYKEQSRSHKLLLNILPESIAERLKSSPKTLADYHSSATILFADISHFTDITNSRSPEQLVAFLSELYGEFDTLLKTHGLEKIKTNGDEYMAVCGVPDYRPDHALRTCRCALDILDCFDRVSDLYNIPNGLRIGINTGEVVAGVIGTNKFSYDLWGDSVNLASRMESQGVSNRIQVSEYTYRLVRHHFDFSHRGRILIKGMGEYHTYWLNQKTEPDTRKIRAGQRQLAI, encoded by the coding sequence ATGACTATTCATTTAATAAGAGCGTGGATTTGGGCCGGCATAGATAAAAACTGGCGGCAGGATGTGAGCCCGGCCAGACTGACCAACCTGCTGGCACTGCTGGTGTTGATCGTTTTACTGATGCATTTGCCCCTGCATCTGATGTACTGGTCACAAGGCGGTGATCTGCAGGCGATATTACTGCTCATTCACTGTCTTATCTGCCCGCTGGTGCCCCTGGCAAGCCATCTGGGCAATCCCGCACTCGCCCGGCGCATTCTTATCCTCTGTTTTACCAGCTTTATTACCCTTTCAAGCCTGTATCTCGGCCACTACAGTGCCACTCATTTGTTTCTGATTCAGGGCTGTGTCATCAGCCCTTTTCTGTATAAGGCCGATGAAAACCGTCTTATCTGGCTTAGTGTCAGCATCTTTGTGCTGTTGTTTGTGGTGCTGGCCTATCAGGAGATTAATCATCTTGGCATCACCTATCAGGGAGAATATCAACAGGCGGTGAGACAGGTCACTCATATCAGCTTTGCCCTGGCCTCCCTGCTCTGCGCCTATTTTATCCGCCGTGACCATATCAGCAGCTGGAGTAAGCTTTACAAGGAGCAAAGCCGTTCACATAAGCTGCTTTTAAATATTCTGCCCGAATCCATTGCTGAACGCCTCAAGAGTAGCCCCAAGACTCTGGCTGATTACCACAGCAGCGCCACCATACTGTTTGCCGATATCAGCCATTTTACCGATATTACTAACAGCCGCTCACCGGAACAGCTGGTCGCTTTTTTGAGTGAATTATACGGTGAATTCGATACCTTACTGAAAACCCACGGTCTGGAAAAAATTAAAACCAATGGCGATGAGTATATGGCCGTTTGCGGCGTTCCTGATTACAGACCCGACCATGCACTTCGCACCTGCCGCTGTGCACTGGATATTCTGGATTGTTTTGACAGAGTCAGCGATCTGTACAACATCCCCAATGGTCTGCGCATCGGCATCAATACCGGTGAAGTGGTGGCTGGGGTAATAGGCACCAACAAGTTCAGCTATGACCTGTGGGGTGACAGCGTCAACCTGGCATCACGAATGGAAAGCCAGGGCGTCAGCAATCGCATTCAGGTCTCCGAATACACCTACAGGCTGGTACGCCATCACTTTGACTTCAGTCACAGGGGCAGAATTCTGATTAAGGGTATGGGGGAATACCATACTTACTGGCTAAACCAGAAGACAGAACCTGACACCCGCAAGATCAGAGCCGGCCAGCGGCAACTGGCCATTTGA